The DNA sequence GCACTTGCTTTTGATAAAATCGCTCCGACACATATCATCCATCGTCGAGACACCTTCCGTGCTTTAGAACACAGTGTCAATGAACTAAAAGCTTCTACTGTCACGATTAAAACACCATTTATCCCAAGTCAACTTATAGGTGAAGGAAACAAACTCACTCATCTTGAGATTACTAAAGTGAAAAGCAATGAAACAGAGCTCTTGCCGCTTGATCAGCTTTTTGTCAATTATGGCTTCAAATCATCTGTTGGAAACTTAAAAAAATGGGGAATAGAACTCAATCGCCACAAGATTATCGTCAATAGCAAACAAGAAACTTCTGTCGCAGGTATCTATGCTGCTGGCGATTGCTGTAGCTATGACGGAAAGATTGATTTGATAGCCACAGGACTAGGCGAAGCTCCTACAGCTATCAACAACGCCATGAATTATATCTATCCCGACCAAAAAATACAGCCAAAACATTCGACCAGTCTTTAAAAAGCAAAAAGAAGCTGGGACAAAAGTCCGACCTCAAATATAAAAAGCGAACAAAACTAGTTTTCTGGTAATCAGAATTCTGCTTTGTTCGCTTTTCGCATTTAATTATAGATTTGAAGGGCTTAATAATTAAGATTTTTAAAAATTGAAATCTTTTTGTCCCAAACTCTTTTATATGTGCTTATTTCACACTATCCATTTTTTCTCGGCAAGCCTTTTCGATGAGGTCAAGTTTTTCAACACTTTCCTTTTCATCTTTACCAATTGAATAGATGTATAGTTTGATTTTAGGTTCGGTCCCTGACGGTCTGAGTGCATACCATGAACCATCTTTAAAGTAATATTTCAAACAGTTTTGTTTTGGAAAATCAAGGTAGCCATCTTTAAAGTCAATCACTTTTTCAAGTTCCATTGCTCCAATTGTTGTCAAAGGATGTTCTCTAAATTCTTCCATCATGCGACCAATTCGCTCCTGACCTTCTACACCTTCTAGCTCAAGCGAAACTTGTCTTTCATTATAGAAGCCAAACTCTGCATAAATATCATTTAAAACATCTAACAAAGTCTTACCCTGTTTCTTAAAGTAAGCAGCCATCTCCACGATCATCATAGAAGCACTGACAGCATCTTTATCTCTAACAAATGTTCCATAACAGAAACCGATACTTTCTTCGTAACCGAACACATACGTTTTTTCTTTAGTACGATCATATTCGTTGGCTTTGCCACAAATATTTTTAAATCCAGTCAGGGTTTCTACTGTTTCAATACCATATTTCTTCGCAATCGCTCTAGATAAATCACCTGTAACAATAGATTTCACCATGACAGGATTTTCAGGTAAATTATTGAGAGCAGAACGTTGTGAGAAAATATAATAAGAAAGCAAAGCACCGATCTTATTTCCGTTTAAAAAGACATAATCACCGTTTGCATTTCTTACTTCCAGCGCAACACGATCGCAGTCTGGGTCATTAGCAATCAAAATATCACAATCATTTTCTTTTCCAAGTTTTTCAGAATAGGCAAATGCTTTTGGAAATTCTGGATTGGGATAACCAACTGTTGTAAAATCTGGATCAGGAAATTCTTGTTCCTTTACGACATAGATATTTTCAAATCCTCTTCTTTTCAGAATTTCTCTGACAGGAATATTTCCTGTACCATTCAAAGGCGTATAGCCAACTTTGATAGATTTATCAACATCTTCATTGATTGTTAAATTGAGAACTTCTTGGTAGTAATCTTCTTCAACAGATGCATCAATATAATTTGCAAGACCGCTTTCCAAGGCTTCTTCAAAAGGAATGGACTTAATGTCTTCAAAATTCACAATTTCATCCATATGACCTGCAATTTGTCCTGCAATATCATCTAAAATCTGTGAACCTTCTTCCCAATACGCTTTATAGCCATTGTATTCTTGTGGATTATGGCTAGCCGTTACCATAACTCCTGCTTTACAGTGCAATTTTCTAATTGCATACGAGCACATTGGCGTAGGATGAATCCCATTGTAAATATAGGTTTTGATGCCGTGAGCAGCCATGATAGAGCAGGTCAACTCAGCAAATTCTTTTGATTTATATCTGACATCATAGCTGATTGCAACGCCTCTTTTAATCGCTTCTTCACCATGGTCTTTCAAGGTTTCAGCCAATGCTTGGGCTGCTTTTCCCACCATGTATTTATTCATACGGTTGGTACCAGCACCCAATTTCCCACGAAGACCAGCGGTCCCAAACTCAAGACCCTTGTAGAATCGATCTTCGATTTCAGCTTCATCATCCTGAATAGACAGCAAATCAGCTTTTGTTTCTTCATCGAAGAAATCATTGTTTAGCCATTGTTCATAAACTTCTTTGTAGTTCATATAACGACTCCTTTTAATATATTATTTCTCAATAATTCCATTCTATACTACCTTTTCGTTTTTATCAATCCTTTTCCCAATTTTTCTTTAAAACGCTTGCAGTTTTTTGTTTAAAACAGTTATTTATATGTAAACCTCACAGATTTTATCTCTCTGTGGGTGATTGTTGATTAGGTAAATTTTAATCAATAAATTGAATATCATTCTCATCTAATGCAAGAATATCCTGATAAGCAACATCTAGCTTAGATAATAGATCAACAGACTTAACGTAATGCGCATGTAAAAACAAGACTGCAGGATGAACTTTCTCGAATTCATAGTCTGGTTCCTGCTAAAACTTGATATCATGGTAGCAATTTATTCTAGATAGCCTTTTTTATACCCTTTCTCCTAACTATTTTATATCTTCCTTGACTAGCAGAGCAACACACTCAACGTGTGCTGACGTTATCTTCCTATACTATAAAACGAAATAACTGCACTCAGTACTTCCCAGATATACTTTTAAACGTTATTATGAAACCTAAAATCTCTTAATTTCTCATTCAAAAGCTCAGCCACTTGAATATCGTGAGTATTAATAATTTTAGTACGATTCGCAGTATCTCCACTCAATATAGGTTTACGAAAAATATCCAAATTTTCGTATATTAGGTTTTTAATTATGAGTTTATCAAACTCTTCTTTCTCTTGCACTGATTCAAAAACAAGTATCAACTCAAGAAACCTTCTTTGAGCCGAACATGCCTCCTTGTTGTTTTCGTCAAGAAGAAATTTGTGAATTAGCCATTCTGGACTTCCATCTATAAAATAATTGTAAGAAACATCAATATCTAAGTCCTTGTTGATAGGAAGAATTTCCCATCTAGGCGTTGAAGTCGTATATATGCCTGTGTCCATTACAATTAACTCATCTTCATAAAGAATTGTCTGATGGTATTTGAATTGATACGACATGAAATAGTGCTTACTGTTCATCATATTATGAGCGTAGTACACATCTCTACTTCTATCTTCAGAATCTTTATCCTCTACAAAAACAAATTCTGGAAATTGCTTATAATATCTACCAACAGAATTACTCTCCCATCCATCCTTGTCTTCTATATAATGGAGTAACCTATCAAACGGTGATAAATCAATCCCAAAACGCTTCCTCCATAGATATTCAACTTCTTGTTGACTCGCAACGCTATCAATTGGGGTATTAGTATCCTGCCTTCGTGTATATATTGTCCCGGCTGGAATACATGTTTTACCATCTTTATACTTCTTTTCTAAATAGAAAGGTGTATTGTCGGAATGCTTTATGATTAAAACATCAATTTCTTTTGAATTAAGAGTTAGGGTTTCAATTGTTATAAACGGTACATTTCCACCAGCAAAACTAGCGTTCCTAAGCATATCTACAATCATGGCTTGAGTTTTTCTGCCTTCATCATTGCTGACTCCCTTTATTTCCCCATGATCTGATACTCCAAAAATTAAATAGGAACCATTCCTAGAAGGTATGTTAGAAAGGCATAGAATATCATGGATAAATTTAGCCTTATTTTGATGGTATTTTTCTTTGAAATCCCAATACTCGCCTTCTCTTTTTAGACTAATCAGGTCCATAATAGCAGTCTTGGAAAAACTCATGACTAATTGCTCCTTAGTTTTCTATAAAAGATATGTACATACACAATTTACAAGCTTACAAAATCAACTACTCAGAAGGATTATTTGTCTCAAATCTCATTGACCCTCTGGTTTTTCTACCAGTATAGTAATTACCTTCCAGTCGATTGGGATTATCAATAATTACCGTGCCATAATCTATAGGACATTGTAATTCAGCGCTTGGATTATTTAAATAGGTATAAATTAACTTTGTCAATATTTCTACCCTTCCAAGCCATAAATTTATCAAAATCTTCATTTGAGAATTTTGGTATCAAATCTAGTTTTTATTTATTAATTTGAAAGTTTGCAGTAATGTGTAAGAGTAGTTTCTAAATGATTCACTTGGTATAAGAAAAATGTTTAGTCTCGCAAATGCTAAAGACATATACACTTTAAGTAGCTTCTGATACTCATTGTTTTTTTGTAATTTTTTGTAAAGAGATTCAGTCATTATAATATTTTGAGATGCATCTAACAAAAAAAATTCAATGATTTTTAAAAAGTCACTCTTATCGCTCTTACTATATTCTGCTTCTATATTCTCAATTACAATTTTCATTGAATCCTTTGACTCGTTTGGAATTAAAATACAGAAATATGCTGTCTTTAAACTCTTTTCAGGAATTATTGCATAGATAGACTGAAGGGGATTCTCACTCCTAGTAGGATTGGCTGAGAAAAACATAGTTCCACTTGCAAAAAAGTTAGGAAGGAACCCTAAATCATAATACTTCAATTCAAAATATTGGCAAAAATCAGTATAATTTGGTGATTTCTTTTCAAGAAATATATTATCAAATCTATTTTTTAAAACATCAGAATTATGAAAACTTGCATTTTCGCTTATAATCTTGGACGAGAGTTCCTGTTCAAATAAATACCGACTTTCGTCTTCTTTTGATATTTTTTTAGAGTAATCTCTTTCAATATTTATTTTTCTATTGACGCTTGGATTGTGAACTTCAGATTCCAATTGATAGTCATATATATAAGAACGATAGAGAAACAAACAAAGATAAGTCTCAAGGTCTGTGTTAAAACCTTTTACTTCGATTGCTTTAAATAGGTCAACATCATGTTTTTTACAGAATAAAGGTTGAACACCAGAATGTTTAATATAAGTATCCATTACCAAATCTGAGACACCTTTATCATAGATATTACCTACAATATGTTTTATATTAGTTGCAAAGACCTTATTTCGATCGGCGATTCTTCTCAAAAAAGATTTTGGATAAGTATGAGATTCTATAGCTTTCTCACAACAACCTGGATAATGACATAACGTTCCAGATTTATTTTCTTCATAGTAATCAGTTTCGTTAAGCTTTAGAAATATATTGCTTTTCTGCTTATCTTTGTTCTGAATAAAATCATTCATAAACTTATCGACTGTTCTAAACTCAAAATTCAAAATGATACCTCCATTTAAAATCCATTCATAAAGTTTACCCACTTTTCTAGCTTTCCCTTGTTTTCACGAAGAATCTCTACAGCTCTGAGGAAAGCTTACTGAAGCGTTTCCTTATCAATATGTCGATTAGCACAGCCTTGAACACTTTTCACCTTATACCGGTTGACACACTGCCAGACTAGCCGTCTCCCTCTGCTTGTGGTCCAGTTCTTTCAGCCAAACAGACCTCCACATTATTTACAAAAAACTTCACAGGTGAATGGAGTATGTTCGCATTGGATAATGTAAAAATTGATGTGATTGTCCTGCCGAAACTGATTTCTCCATTCTATCTCAAGCTGAGCTAACTCACACGATTCCTTTTCAATGATGGCTTCATTGTGGCCTTCGATGTAATATTGATTGATCCATTTCGGATTCTATTTTAAGCTTGAGGTTTCATTTTTTCTAGGAAACTCATACACTCAATACGTTCCGACAATATACAGTTATATTATGCCATGGCGTTTTAAAAATCCTAAACTTTCCTATCGTATCATTAATAGTTTTTTGAACATAATCAGAAATCTTATTAAAACATTTCATAGCTAATGGATAACGTTCCAAAACTTACTCGAAAATACCTAAAACACCGTCATCAAAGTAGCTATTTGTAACTACTCGTTGAATGAAAAATTCTGGATGTATTAAAATCGAGAACAGCTCAGGGACGTGGTAACCATCAGTTATATTGACAACACAATCTATAATTTGCTTTCCATGTCTTGAATTGCTATTTCAAGTTCTCGAATCTTGGTTTTTTTTCATCTATCCACTGGTACATATTATTGATGTACTCTTGATTTCTCATGCTACTCATTTTATATTGAAGATCACTGATTTGCCGTTCAAGATTTGAAATCTGTTCTCTTTTGCGGTTGATAGCATCAAACAATTTTCTTCGCCATTCCTGTTGGTTTCGCTCATTATACGAGCGTTTGCCGGACCAAAAGCTATCTTTAGCACTTTGGAATAAATTCCAAAGCTGGTGCTCATTTATCTTTCCAGCGGAGCCTATGTTTCTCCATTCACGATCAAGTTCTTTCATGCGCTCCGTAGTCTGCACAGAATAGTCACTTCTGCTGGCAATATTAGCAGCCTCTTGTACAATCTGGCCTTTTCGGCTAGCATTTTCTTGGAAGAGTCTGTCCCGTTCCTCATAATAAATACGTCTACGATTAAAGAAATCCTGTCGAATTCCATTAAATTCATTCCAAAGACTATCATTATATTCCTTGTCAACACTTCCAACCTCTTTCCACCTATCCATTAATTCATGGAGTTTATCCCCAGTTCGTTTCCAATCTGTTGAAAACTGAGAAACGCTCCTTGCTTCTGAAATCAGTGCTTGTTTCATTTGTCTGTTTTTGACACGTTGTTTATTTAAATCACTGAAGTATTTTGAACGACGATCATAAAATGTTTGTTGAGCAGAATTAAACTCGATCCATAGAATTTCATCATCTTTTCCAGCAGAACCTATGCCTTTCCATCTATCAAAAAGTTTCTTAAACCGTTGACCAGTGGATTTCCAATCGGTTGATGCTGATAAAATTTGAGCTTCCGAAATTATACTCTGCTTGATAACTTTGTTTTTTGAACGATTATTCTCTCGTCGTTCATAGAACCTTTTTTAGCGGCCTGAAAATCTTCCCATAGTTGTTTTTCTTTTGGCGTTCCCCAATTGTAAACCTTTTTCCATTCATTAGATAACTGCTTAAATTTAGGTGCAGCAGTTTTCCATTCACTTGACAATGATAAACTCTTAGCCTGCGAACAGATTTTTTCTTTTGCTATTATATCAGATTCCAAATCAGAGAGGGCATTGCTTCTTCGACCACGACCATATTCTTGCTGACCACCTTCATGAATAGGATGTCTCCATGATAACATCTGGTATATTCCATCTATTTCTATTGCAAGCCAATGACCGTGTCCATCAGAATTACTTTCTGGAGACGTGGGTCTTCCCCTGTTGTCACGAGCACCGTATAAAACTTCTATTAGTTTTGCACCAGATGAATGAGTTCTTTCTCTAACTTTGGCATATTTATCTCCAAAATTCGGAATACTAGTCCACCCCATAATATCACTCCTTAAATTTATCAAAATACAGTGATTCCAGCCCCTGTTTACCCCTTTGAGCCGTTGCTCTAAAAAAAACATTCTAGTATCGGCATAATAATCCTCTTTCTACCTAAACATTATCTAATTACTTAATCTCTGTAAGGAATACTTAAAATCTATTTTAGTTGTGACAAACCTTATTAAATCAAGGTTTATAAGCTATTGATTTGGATAAAACTGTCAGAGGTTGCCAAAAAGGTTGCCATGAATTTCATGAGGTTAGCTCCGCAATTTTATTTAAATAAATATCTACCGCTTGTGTTTGATTTTTAGGGGCAAGCTCGGCATATATGTCCATAGTAGTCTTGATAGACTTATGTCCCATACGAACCTGTAACTCTTTCCAATTCATACCAGCATTTAACATCATAGAAGCGTGTGTATGACGGAATAAGTGAAAACCATAGTCAGGTAGACCAACTTCCTGTAATCGTCTTTTGAGTGTCGCACGTTCATTCCTATCGCACATATAGTTTCCGTAAATAGTTGGGAAAATCAACTTACTTTTTGAAAGACCGTTCTTCTTGAAATAAAGATTCATTTCATCATGGAAGTTTTGAAGTTGCTCAATAATTTGGTACGGAACAGCTATTTTTCTATTGCCCGAATCAGATTTAGGAGTATTTTTACAAACAACCTTTCCTTTTAATCCTAACTTAGGTTTCGCATTTTTCCAAACAAGAGTTTTAGTGACTAATATTTCAGAACTTTCAAAATCAAGGTCATAGATAGTCAAAGCTAATAGCTCATTGATTCTCATTCCTGAAGCAAGTAGACTGTCGCAGATAACTTTAAATCGCCGATTAGCCCTAGTATTAGGTAAAGTATCAACGAAATTTAGCCAGATAGTTAAATCTTCATCATGAAGAACCATAATGCGTTTTTGATTGCTTTTAGGTTTTGGGGGAATTTTGATAGATTGAGCAGGATTATGCTTTAATTCAAAGTGTGTTATTCCAAAATCAAAAATATCACTTAATTTATGGGCAATAGCTCCAAAATCTTTAGCACAGCCTTTTTCAGCTCTTTTTATTCCAGAATCTACAGATTCTTTTGATTTTGTTGCAAGCTCATTAACCCAGTTTTGAATATCAGACGAAGTAACTTTATCAGGCTGATATTGCCCAAATTGGGGGAGGATATAGGTATCTAGATAGTTCCTCACTCGGTTTAGAGTGTTATCTGAGCTGACCCAAGTCTCGTAGTTGGAGAACCACAGTTCAGCTAAATCTGACAAGGTAGCAATGCTAAAAGTTTCTTTCCTTGTTGAACCACTTTCTTCAAAATCAATTTTAGCTTGAATAATTTTACGGTCTAAGGAGCGTAGGGTTTTAGCTGTTACGGTTGTTTTTACAGGTTTTCCAGTCTTTATATCTAAGCCTAGATAGATGCTCTTTGCTGAATAACTAATCTCGCCATTGTCCTTTACTTTCTTGAGGACGGTTTTTCCTTTATGGATAATTTTTTCTATATTCATTGCTGCTCTCTTCAATCAATCGAAGAATTGAAAAAAGCTAAAATAGATAGTATCTCACTTTCTTTTTTGATACTCCTATTTTAGCACATTTCACTTCTAGTTGTGGCTTAAAAACTCTAAAACAGTATCAATATGATAGTAAACGGTTCTAGTACCCTCAATAGGTGGTTCTAAACGTTTAAGACCTCTATTTTCCCATGACTTCAATGTATTTGGAGATATACTCAGTAAATCTAATAACTCTTTTTGAGTATAAATAATACCAGTTCTATTCTTTTCACTATTTAAATGTTTTAGTAGGTCAATAACAGTAAGAAGCATGAGTTCAATTTGCTTTAAATCAAAATTATTGCTAGACATACTATTCTCACTTTCTTTGGTAAATATAATTGAAATATGAGATAATAGCAGTAGGGGTAAGCTACTGCTTATCTCTCGCTAATCCGCAACATCACTTTTAGGCTTCTTGGCGGAATCTTTAGGAGTGATGTTGTTTTTTTGGTAAAAAATTTGAAAGGCATCTTCAAGAAAATCTTCAAAATTAAATTTCTCAAGTTCCCTACTAAATTTATTTAACCATAACCCTACGTCTGGGTTGGGGGTGTAGTTGGTCTCATACTCTTGAATGAGCCTGATGATGAAGTGATTGCGGGCTTGAGTGCCCCAGACTTTTTCAATTTTCGTTAGAAGAGGAAAGAGTCCACTACCCTTCATTAAATATGAAATGGTTGATAAAAGGTCATTGTTACGAGAGTTTAAAGATTCAAGATCTGGGAAGATGCCAGCCCCTTTAAGTAAATCACTAGTGAATTGCAACGGTTGACCAGTCTCTGCATCATGGAAACAATATTTATCAATCATTTTGTTGACAATGAGTTTACTCAAATCTTGAGGGTTATCAATATCAAGAAGTAAGGTTAGTATTTGATTGCTATAAGTTCCTTTGTAAGAAGCTTCCATACGTACCCAAGAATTGCAATACTTAGTTAAGTGCATATAGCGACCTTGATTGTCTAATTGTTCCTGATACTTGTTATAGATACGCAGCAGAGCATTTACATTCTTTTTTTGCTACCGATATACATCGTTTGCGCTTGACCATTTACTTCTTGAGCGCTGATGTTAGAAATATTTTTACGTCCCTTATGATTAGTAATGATATATCGCTTGTTTTTCAGCCCTTGATACAGGTCATTGACAGACATTGAATAATTAAAGTAATCAACAGCAAGGTCAATACGAGAAAGGCGCAAATCATAATAGTCAGTATATAGCAATTGTGCTATATTGTGGATGTCAACTGCTTCACTATAATAGTCTTGATAGGAGGCTTTATAGTGAGACAAAGCCGATGCAGAAAATTTCAGGATAATGCCCATCGTGAAATCCATCTCATGCCATGCAATGGCAAAATAATAGGGCAAATGTTGAAAGGTAAAGCCATTTGTATAGCCTGCTGGCGGGGTTTCCAGTGGAACATAATTTCCAAAGAGAACTGGGAGGGATAGCTTTTCTGCTACTGTTTCAGACAGCGATAAAGCAAATTGATACCAATTATCTGGGTATTCTCCCACAGTATCTTCTGTCGGTTTGATGACAAATGTAGCTTCATCGACACTGGTCATAATGACTGGGTTACGGTCGTTATCTTTTTGAAGATATTTTTCAATTTCATTTCTACAAATCATTTTATCTTCTTTCTATCCGCCTAAAGAGTGAAAGTTAACTGGGCGGTAAATATTGTTTTGGTTAACTATTTATTGTAATGTAGCAAAATTCCTATGCTTTTATTATTCCACAGTTTTAGGAGGTAGTCACCCTAAATAAAATGTTGTAGAATAACGTTGATATAACAACTCTTTAAGGCAATAGAGTATAGTTTCCCTAAAGTGGAATTTGCAAAGCTTTAAAAAACAAGGTCAAATGGAACGGGGGTCTTTACATGTCCCCCGTATAACAGCCAGCTAAAGCTGGCGAGACAGTAAGCCAGCGTTTCCGCCGCAAGGCTACCCCTCGGCAACTGTCTCATCAGAATAGAAATAGCGGTCTGAACGATTAACAGCTTCTCGAATCAGGTTTTCTAAAGGAAGCATGTTATAACTTGGTACAATGATGTGACGACTATCTTGCCCATCTACCTTCATGTATCCTACACCTCGAGGGTTGTTTCTCACAATATTTTCTTTTTCATCTGAGAAGAGCATTGAGACAGTTTCCTTCGAGAGTTTGCCTAGTGCAATCACTGTACCTATCGAATCCCTTGATAGACCAAGTGAACTTTTATGAGCATCTTGCTGCGAAATAATTACATAGATTCTAAAGGAACGTCCTAGCTGAATTAAGCGAGTATAGTCTTTAATTGCCTGCTCACGCTCCTTTTTGTCAAGGCTATTTTGCCACGCATTAAACTCATCAAAACAGATAACAACAAATTCTCGTGATTTATCAATTCCTTTTTGACGATTTTCTAAAATGTTCAAGCCAATTTTTAATATGTCTGATACAGAATCAAAACGCTTAAAAGTTTTGCAGTCATTTAAAAAGGCAAAGTCAGAATCAGCCTTATAGTCCGCAATAAGGAATGGGGATTTTGGGTAACTATGAGCAAAACGAGCTAAGAAAATTTTTGTCGCATAAGTTTTTCCAGAACCACTGGAACCTACCAATAGAGCATGGGGCACACGCTCCACGGGTATATCCCAAAAGAATGGAGCCCCGTAGTCATATAGGCTTGCATCAAGAAAACATTTCATGTATAGTGCCTTTCTAAATGTAGGAAAAAGACATTTGGAGATTAAGGTAATATTGATTGTTATACCGTAAAATTTTTCCAAATTGAGTGTCAAATTGCAGTCTGTGTCCTTTGTCGGACCAGCTTTCATAGGTTGTAGATTCAGCTAGGTATTTGCTAAACTGTGTTAAAAAGACTTGTTGGATATAGCTTTCTTCTTCTTCATCAACAGGCTTCTTAGATAGCATAATAGGAAAACTAACAAGGTAAGAACGATTGTCATTGCTACTTTGCAAAAATCGAATGTAGCGACTATCAAAAAGAAGTTTTTGACCTGAAACAGTGGCGCTTTCTTCAATTACCTGCTCAATATCTGCTGTGATTGCTGGGAGGTTTAACTGAAGCATCTGAGCCTGTCTCTGCTTTTCGATAGTTTCACTAATCCTAAGAGCTAAATAAAGAAATCCAGTAAATAAGATAATTAGCCATGATATAAACGACATATAACAATTCCTTTCTATGGATAAGGGGAAATACTCCCCACTATCCATTAAACAAGTTCAATAAAAGCAGACTTAGCTTTTACTGAGAGTGCAGCACGATTCCCATTGGTATATGCAGTGATAGAAACATTCTCTAGAACAATTTCGACTTTTTCATCAAACAAAGTTGCAAAGTCAGATACATTAACCATATCAGCCTTGATATTTGTTTGATTGAACCGACCGTCTGGAGTTCGTACACCGATAGTTAATTGGGTTTGACCAGTGCTGAGACCAGAAGTAAAATCTTTTACTTCCGATGCGCCGATAAGACGACCTTGTATTGTTGTTTGTGTAGCTTCCACAGGCTACCTCTTTTCTAACCGTTTTATTAAATACATGATAAATTGCAAGAATAAGTGCAACATTTACTCGTACTCATCCACTAGAGCTTCACAAGCAGTTCTGTAAGCTAAACATTTTCGTGGTCGGTGATTGATATCATATAAGGCCTTGTTCAAAGCCTCATCAGAGATAGCGGCTAAATCTGTTTTCTTTGGAAAATATTCTCTTAGTAAGCCATTGGCGTTTTCATTGCTTCCTCTCTGCCAGGATGAATAGGCGTCCGCAAAGAAAAAGGAAATTCCTAAATTCTCTACCAGAGGATAGCAGGCAAACTCTTTTCCCCTATCTGAAGTGAAGGTTTTAAGAGCCTCTTTTGGAAATAGCTTATAAAGTTGTTCGATGGCTGAAAACATGGATTTGGCTGTTCTGTCTGGTATCTTGAAAGCTAAGTAAAAGCGCGTTTTTCGCTCCAGAAAGGTCGCTAAACAGCCCTTGCTTTTGCCTCTGGAAGACACCACAGTATCGAGCTCCCAGTGACCAAAGGTCTCACGATTCCTGACCTCTTTAGGACGTTTGGCAATCGATGTGCCAATCCTAAATCTTCCACGTGTTTCTTTAGGTTGTCGAGTTTTTCCTTTACGACGAAGGACACTCAAATCCAGAGCAATCAAACCAGCATAGAGCCAGTTATAGATTGTTTTAAAAGCTACCATCGGCCTTTGTTCAAGCTGATAGCGGCCACAAATCTGTTCAGGCGACCAGGAGGATTTTAAACCGTCCTCAATTTCCTTTTTCAACGTTGGTGTCAAACGAGACTTCCGACCTTTTTGCTTAGCCCTGTGGTCATACTGTTCCTGTGCTAGGGCTGCGGAGTAACCATTTTGGCATCGTCTTAACTCTCTTGAAATGGTAGACTTATGGACGCCAAGTTTACTTGCAATTTGGCAAGGTTTCAAACCTAATTCCAAGTAGGTTTCTATCTTTATTCGGTCGGTTATGGTAAGATGGAAGTAGCTCATAGTTTTTCCTCGGGATTCTGTTTGTGTGGTTACTTACAGTTTACACCAATGAAACGCTATGAGTTTTTTTGTTGCAC is a window from the Streptococcus anginosus subsp. whileyi MAS624 genome containing:
- a CDS encoding replication initiation factor domain-containing protein yields the protein MICRNEIEKYLQKDNDRNPVIMTSVDEATFVIKPTEDTVGEYPDNWYQFALSLSETVAEKLSLPVLFGNYVPLETPPAGYTNGFTFQHLPYYFAIAWHEMDFTMGIILKFSASALSHYKASYQDYYSEAVDIHNIAQLLYTDYYDLRLSRIDLAVDYFNYSMSVNDLYQGLKNKRYIITNHKGRKNISNISAQEVNGQAQTMYIGSKKRM
- a CDS encoding type IV secretory system conjugative DNA transfer family protein, producing the protein MKCFLDASLYDYGAPFFWDIPVERVPHALLVGSSGSGKTYATKIFLARFAHSYPKSPFLIADYKADSDFAFLNDCKTFKRFDSVSDILKIGLNILENRQKGIDKSREFVVICFDEFNAWQNSLDKKEREQAIKDYTRLIQLGRSFRIYVIISQQDAHKSSLGLSRDSIGTVIALGKLSKETVSMLFSDEKENIVRNNPRGVGYMKVDGQDSRHIIVPSYNMLPLENLIREAVNRSDRYFYSDETVAEG
- a CDS encoding IS30 family transposase — protein: MSYFHLTITDRIKIETYLELGLKPCQIASKLGVHKSTISRELRRCQNGYSAALAQEQYDHRAKQKGRKSRLTPTLKKEIEDGLKSSWSPEQICGRYQLEQRPMVAFKTIYNWLYAGLIALDLSVLRRKGKTRQPKETRGRFRIGTSIAKRPKEVRNRETFGHWELDTVVSSRGKSKGCLATFLERKTRFYLAFKIPDRTAKSMFSAIEQLYKLFPKEALKTFTSDRGKEFACYPLVENLGISFFFADAYSSWQRGSNENANGLLREYFPKKTDLAAISDEALNKALYDINHRPRKCLAYRTACEALVDEYE